A portion of the Luxibacter massiliensis genome contains these proteins:
- the xdhB gene encoding xanthine dehydrogenase subunit XdhB, which produces MYDIKALYEAKSVSHGIQLLEEHPQAQIIAGGSDVLVQIREGRRAGVELVSIFGLEELRGITLLENGTLKIGSLTSFSHITRDPLIQKYIPVLGEAVDKVGGPQIRNIGTIGGNTCNGVTSADSASTLLAWDAVVELTGPGGIRRLPIEKFYVGAGQVDLRPGEIQTAILISRESYDGYRGHYIKYAMRNAMDIATLGCSVNVKLSEDKKYMEDVRIAYGVAGPVPLRAVCAESEARGQAVSMEAIERAGKAVLKDITPRDSWRASKAFREHIAGVLLNRALKESVLLAGGVVYE; this is translated from the coding sequence ATGTATGATATAAAAGCACTATATGAGGCCAAGAGTGTATCCCATGGGATACAGCTGCTGGAGGAACACCCACAGGCCCAGATTATTGCCGGGGGCAGCGATGTCCTGGTCCAGATACGGGAGGGCAGAAGGGCGGGCGTGGAGCTTGTAAGTATTTTCGGCCTGGAGGAGCTGAGGGGAATTACGCTTTTAGAGAATGGGACGCTTAAGATAGGGTCATTGACTAGCTTTTCCCATATTACCCGGGATCCTCTGATCCAAAAATATATTCCTGTATTGGGAGAGGCCGTGGATAAGGTAGGCGGGCCCCAGATCAGGAACATAGGCACAATAGGCGGCAATACCTGCAACGGTGTTACATCTGCAGATTCTGCGTCCACACTTCTGGCCTGGGACGCTGTGGTGGAGCTGACTGGCCCCGGAGGAATACGCCGCCTGCCTATTGAGAAGTTCTATGTAGGGGCCGGACAGGTAGACCTAAGGCCCGGGGAAATACAGACTGCAATTTTAATTTCTAGGGAGTCGTATGACGGATACCGTGGGCATTATATTAAGTATGCAATGCGAAATGCAATGGATATTGCCACTCTTGGGTGTTCAGTTAATGTAAAGCTGTCGGAAGATAAGAAGTATATGGAGGATGTTAGGATTGCCTATGGTGTGGCAGGCCCGGTCCCCCTGCGCGCTGTATGTGCAGAGTCAGAGGCCAGGGGGCAGGCAGTGTCTATGGAGGCCATTGAGAGGGCAGGAAAGGCTGTTCTCAAAGATATCACTCCCAGAGACAGTTGGAGGGCCAGCAAGGCTTTCAGGGAGCATATTGCAGGTGTGCTCTTAAACAGGGCGCTGAAGGAATCTGTCCTGCTGGCAGGAGGTGTGGTTTATGAGTGA
- the xdhC gene encoding xanthine dehydrogenase subunit XdhC yields MSERQYKLVRCTINGKKRETMVDVRASLTDMLRNDYRLTSVKKGCEVGECGACNVIIDGECYNSCIYLAIWADGREIRTLEGLMDPAGELSDIQQAFMDEAAVQCGFCTPGIIMSAVEILESGKHYTRDELRKLLSGHLCRCTGYENILNAVEKTMHQRLGNKSL; encoded by the coding sequence ATGAGTGAAAGGCAGTATAAGCTGGTACGGTGTACAATCAATGGCAAGAAGCGGGAGACGATGGTGGATGTACGGGCATCCCTCACAGATATGCTCAGGAATGATTACCGGCTGACCAGCGTAAAAAAGGGGTGTGAGGTAGGCGAATGTGGCGCCTGCAATGTAATCATAGACGGGGAGTGTTATAATTCCTGTATTTATCTGGCCATTTGGGCAGATGGCAGAGAAATACGGACACTGGAGGGCCTGATGGACCCTGCCGGGGAATTGTCAGACATTCAGCAGGCATTTATGGATGAAGCGGCGGTTCAGTGTGGTTTCTGTACTCCCGGCATCATCATGAGTGCGGTAGAAATCCTGGAATCGGGCAAGCACTATACCAGGGATGAACTGAGAAAACTTTTGTCCGGACATCTGTGCCGCTGTACAGGGTATGAAAATATATTGAATGCTGTGGAGAAAACTATGCATCAGAGACTTGGAAATAAGAGTCTTTAA
- the arcC gene encoding carbamate kinase, with amino-acid sequence MAKKQRIVIALGGNALSNTLPEQMAAVKITACAIVDLIEEGCEVVVAHGNGPQVGMVNNAMLALAHEDLKQPNTPLSVCVAMSQAYIGYDLQNALREELLNRKIKDIPVATMITQVRVDPDDPAFKNPSKPIGRFMDQEQAKEMAARYDYIMKEDAGHGYRRVVASPKPQEIIEMGTIRTMVDSGHLVIACGGGGIPVVRQGNHLQGASAVIDKDFASCLLARELDADFLIILTAVEKAAVNFGTPAVRWLDNISVSQARRYIEEGHFAPGSMLPKVQAAIEFAESKPGRKALITLLQKAKEGIQGTTGTCISLGHV; translated from the coding sequence ATGGCCAAAAAGCAGCGGATTGTCATCGCACTGGGAGGGAATGCACTGAGCAATACCCTGCCGGAGCAGATGGCGGCCGTAAAGATTACTGCATGTGCCATTGTTGACTTGATTGAGGAGGGCTGTGAGGTCGTGGTTGCCCACGGCAACGGCCCTCAGGTCGGAATGGTAAATAACGCAATGCTTGCCCTTGCCCATGAGGATCTTAAACAGCCCAACACCCCTTTGTCTGTCTGTGTGGCAATGAGCCAGGCGTACATAGGGTATGATTTACAAAATGCTCTCAGGGAGGAGCTTTTAAACCGCAAAATCAAAGATATACCTGTAGCCACCATGATTACACAAGTCCGCGTGGATCCTGATGATCCTGCATTTAAAAACCCCTCAAAGCCTATTGGGCGTTTCATGGATCAAGAGCAGGCAAAGGAGATGGCCGCCCGGTATGACTATATTATGAAAGAAGATGCGGGCCACGGCTACCGCCGTGTTGTGGCCTCCCCCAAACCCCAGGAAATCATCGAGATGGGCACCATCCGCACAATGGTGGACTCTGGACATCTTGTCATTGCCTGCGGAGGAGGCGGAATCCCGGTCGTCCGCCAGGGCAACCATTTACAAGGCGCCAGCGCCGTCATAGACAAGGATTTTGCAAGCTGCCTTCTTGCCAGGGAGCTGGACGCTGACTTTCTGATTATTCTGACTGCTGTTGAGAAAGCCGCTGTGAATTTTGGGACACCCGCTGTAAGATGGCTGGATAACATCTCTGTCAGCCAGGCCAGGCGTTATATAGAAGAAGGCCATTTCGCCCCTGGCTCTATGCTGCCCAAGGTACAGGCCGCCATAGAGTTTGCGGAATCCAAGCCAGGGCGCAAGGCGCTAATCACCTTACTCCAAAAGGCAAAGGAAGGCATACAGGGAACTACAGGCACATGCATCAGCTTAGGCCATGTCTGA
- a CDS encoding RidA family protein yields MLNYVETKNAPAAIGPYSQGIVVNGIAFFSGQIPLSPETGEVVGTTIQEQTEQVMKNIAGLLESQNADFKDVVKATCFLADMGDFAAFNEIYAKYFVGKPARSCVAVKELPKGVLCEVETIAYMGGK; encoded by the coding sequence ATGTTAAATTATGTTGAGACAAAAAACGCACCAGCAGCAATCGGACCATATTCACAGGGAATTGTAGTAAACGGCATTGCTTTCTTTTCCGGCCAGATTCCCCTCTCGCCAGAGACCGGGGAAGTGGTAGGCACCACAATCCAGGAGCAGACTGAACAGGTTATGAAAAATATTGCCGGACTTCTGGAAAGCCAGAATGCAGATTTTAAAGATGTAGTTAAAGCTACCTGTTTTTTGGCAGATATGGGGGATTTTGCTGCTTTCAATGAAATATATGCAAAATACTTCGTGGGAAAGCCAGCACGTTCCTGTGTGGCTGTAAAAGAACTGCCGAAAGGAGTTTTGTGTGAAGTAGAGACCATCGCATATATGGGAGGAAAATAA
- the ygeW gene encoding knotted carbamoyltransferase YgeW, whose protein sequence is MKTLQDYIDKLKSLNFKGMYNGDFFLTWEKTDEELEAVFTLADALRLMRENNISTKVFESGLGISLFRDNSTRTRFSFASACNLLGLEVQDLDEGKSQVAHGETVRETANMISFMADVIGIRDDMYIGKGNAYMHEVADAVTQGNKDGILEQKPTLVNLQCDIDHPTQAMADMLHMMHEFGGAKNLKGKKLAMTWAYSPSYGKPLSVPQGVIGLMTRFGMDVVLAHPEGYEVFPEVENIAAKNAEKSGGTFKKTNNMAEAFKNADIVYPKSWAPFAAMEKRTELYGAGDFDGINKLEKELLAQNAQHKDWACTEDLMASTKAGKALYMHCLPADISGVSCKEGEVAASVFDRYRDSLYKEASYKPYIIAAMIFLAKFADPADILEKLQKKGTPRIFK, encoded by the coding sequence ATGAAAACATTGCAGGATTATATTGATAAGCTGAAATCTCTGAATTTTAAAGGCATGTACAATGGGGATTTTTTTCTGACTTGGGAAAAAACTGATGAGGAACTGGAGGCAGTATTTACCCTCGCTGATGCGCTCCGGCTTATGAGGGAAAACAATATTTCTACGAAAGTTTTCGAGAGCGGCCTTGGTATCTCGCTATTTCGTGACAATTCCACACGTACGCGTTTCTCTTTTGCTTCAGCCTGTAATCTGCTGGGCCTGGAGGTACAGGATCTGGATGAAGGGAAGTCCCAGGTGGCCCACGGCGAGACTGTAAGGGAAACCGCAAATATGATATCCTTTATGGCCGATGTTATCGGCATCCGTGACGATATGTATATTGGCAAAGGAAATGCCTACATGCACGAGGTCGCGGACGCTGTAACCCAGGGAAATAAAGATGGGATCCTAGAGCAAAAGCCAACCCTCGTAAATTTGCAGTGTGACATTGACCATCCAACCCAGGCCATGGCAGACATGCTCCACATGATGCATGAATTCGGAGGCGCCAAAAATCTGAAGGGCAAAAAACTAGCTATGACATGGGCCTACTCTCCTTCCTACGGCAAACCCCTGTCTGTACCCCAGGGGGTTATCGGACTGATGACACGCTTTGGCATGGATGTGGTACTTGCCCATCCCGAAGGTTATGAAGTATTCCCAGAGGTAGAAAACATTGCCGCCAAAAATGCAGAGAAATCCGGCGGTACTTTTAAGAAAACAAATAATATGGCAGAGGCCTTTAAGAATGCGGATATTGTCTATCCCAAAAGCTGGGCGCCCTTTGCGGCCATGGAAAAACGTACAGAGCTCTATGGAGCGGGGGATTTTGACGGCATTAACAAGCTGGAAAAGGAACTTCTCGCCCAAAATGCACAGCACAAAGACTGGGCCTGCACTGAAGATCTGATGGCCTCTACCAAAGCTGGGAAGGCGCTCTATATGCACTGCCTGCCCGCCGATATTTCTGGAGTGAGCTGTAAGGAGGGAGAGGTAGCTGCAAGCGTATTCGACCGATACAGGGATTCTCTTTACAAAGAGGCAAGTTATAAGCCATACATCATAGCCGCCATGATCTTCCTGGCAAAATTTGCCGACCCGGCAGATATTTTAGAAAAACTGCAGAAAAAGGGAACTCCCAGAATTTTCAAATAG
- a CDS encoding YgeY family selenium metabolism-linked hydrolase, producing MDFSKIKETAQNYEADMTKFLREIVRYPGESCDEKAHIDRIAEEMRKLDFDKIEIDPQGNVLGFMGTGEKIIGFDAHIDTVGIGNIDNWDFDPYEGYENDIEIGGRGVSDQCGGLVSAVYGAKIMKDLGLLSDKYTVLVTGTVQEEDCDGLCWQYIINEDHIRPEFVVSTEPTDGGIYRGQRGRMEIKVEVKGVSCHGSAPERGDNAIYKMADILQDVRSLNENDGGKEKAVKGLVKMLDEEYNPQWKEARFLGRGTITASEIFFTSPSRCAVADSCSVSLDRRMTAGETWESCLDEIRALPSVKKYGSDVKVSMYNYGRPSYTGLTYPIECYFPTWVIPEDHPVTRALEEAYKGLYGDTRIGTSETKAMRKTRPLTDKWTFSTNGVSIMGRNGIPCIGFGPGAEAQAHAPNEKTWKADLVVCASVYAVLPTLYCK from the coding sequence ATGGATTTTAGTAAAATCAAAGAAACGGCCCAAAATTACGAGGCGGATATGACAAAATTTCTCCGTGAAATTGTAAGATATCCCGGTGAAAGCTGCGATGAAAAAGCGCATATTGACCGGATTGCAGAGGAAATGAGAAAGCTGGACTTTGACAAGATAGAAATTGATCCACAGGGAAATGTTCTGGGTTTTATGGGGACAGGGGAAAAAATCATCGGCTTTGATGCACATATAGACACCGTGGGAATTGGCAATATTGACAACTGGGATTTTGACCCATATGAAGGCTATGAAAACGATATAGAAATCGGAGGCCGGGGTGTATCTGACCAATGCGGCGGTCTGGTTTCTGCAGTGTATGGCGCCAAAATTATGAAGGATTTAGGCCTTCTCAGTGATAAGTACACTGTCCTAGTAACTGGCACAGTACAGGAGGAGGACTGCGACGGCCTATGCTGGCAATACATTATTAACGAAGACCACATCCGCCCTGAATTTGTTGTCTCCACGGAGCCTACTGATGGAGGCATATACCGCGGCCAGAGAGGACGTATGGAAATCAAGGTAGAAGTCAAAGGAGTTTCCTGCCATGGTTCTGCCCCGGAACGGGGCGATAATGCGATTTACAAGATGGCTGATATTCTCCAGGATGTGCGTTCGCTTAATGAAAATGATGGGGGAAAAGAAAAGGCAGTTAAAGGCCTCGTAAAAATGTTGGATGAAGAATACAATCCCCAGTGGAAGGAGGCCCGTTTTCTCGGAAGAGGGACTATCACGGCATCGGAGATCTTTTTTACATCCCCAAGCCGCTGCGCGGTTGCAGACTCCTGCTCTGTTTCACTGGACCGTCGCATGACAGCCGGCGAGACCTGGGAGAGCTGCCTGGATGAAATACGAGCGCTGCCCAGTGTAAAAAAATATGGCAGTGATGTAAAAGTATCCATGTACAATTACGGCCGCCCTTCCTATACAGGACTGACCTATCCAATCGAATGCTATTTCCCCACATGGGTAATCCCTGAGGACCATCCTGTGACAAGGGCGCTTGAAGAAGCATATAAGGGTCTTTACGGGGATACCCGGATAGGAACCAGTGAAACCAAAGCCATGAGGAAAACCCGTCCCCTTACAGATAAATGGACATTTTCCACAAATGGCGTGTCCATCATGGGACGCAATGGAATTCCCTGTATCGGATTTGGCCCTGGGGCGGAGGCGCAGGCACATGCCCCAAATGAAAAAACATGGAAAGCAGATCTGGTAGTATGTGCGTCTGTATACGCTGTTCTGCCTACACTTTATTGTAAATAA
- the dpaL gene encoding diaminopropionate ammonia-lyase, with product METIKWAINHMPKTEDAQLKVMALSEVKKARAFHESFPQYSVTPLVRLGNMASRLGLKDIYVKDESYRFGLNAFKVLGGSFAVARYIAQKTGKDVSELPYNILTSPKLKEEFGQATFFTATDGNHGRGVAWAANKLGQKSVVLMPKGTTPARLNHILAEGAKASIEEYNYDQCVRMAADMASRTENGIMVQDTAWDGYEEIPAWIMQGYGTMAAEADDQLHGMDCQRPTHVFIQAGVGSLAGAVQGYFANRYPENPPKVIVVEASAAACLYKGAIHGDGSIQMVGGDMATIMAGLACGEPNTISWDILKNHADTFISIPDWAAAKGMRMLAAPIKGDAPITSGESGAAPFGALACIMCMDEYQELKKLLGLDEQSKVLLFSTEGNTDPERYESIVWDGNTY from the coding sequence ATGGAGACAATTAAATGGGCCATAAACCATATGCCTAAAACGGAGGATGCGCAGTTAAAAGTCATGGCTCTTTCAGAAGTCAAAAAAGCCCGGGCCTTTCATGAGAGTTTTCCCCAATACAGCGTGACACCTCTTGTCCGCCTTGGGAACATGGCCTCACGGCTTGGGTTAAAGGATATCTATGTCAAGGATGAATCTTACCGCTTTGGGTTAAATGCATTTAAAGTCCTAGGCGGCTCCTTTGCAGTGGCCCGCTATATAGCGCAAAAAACAGGAAAGGATGTTTCAGAGCTTCCATACAATATCCTCACTTCCCCAAAGTTAAAAGAAGAATTTGGCCAGGCCACCTTTTTTACAGCTACTGACGGAAACCATGGACGGGGTGTTGCCTGGGCCGCAAATAAATTGGGCCAAAAGTCTGTGGTGCTTATGCCAAAGGGGACTACCCCTGCCCGGTTAAATCACATTTTAGCCGAGGGGGCAAAAGCTTCCATTGAAGAATATAATTATGACCAGTGCGTACGTATGGCTGCAGATATGGCCTCCAGGACAGAGAATGGGATCATGGTACAGGATACGGCCTGGGATGGCTACGAGGAAATCCCGGCCTGGATCATGCAGGGATATGGCACCATGGCTGCCGAGGCAGATGACCAGCTCCATGGCATGGACTGCCAACGCCCCACCCATGTATTCATACAGGCCGGCGTCGGCTCTCTTGCAGGCGCAGTTCAAGGGTATTTTGCCAACCGCTATCCTGAAAATCCGCCCAAGGTCATTGTAGTAGAGGCCAGCGCCGCTGCTTGTCTGTACAAAGGGGCCATCCACGGAGACGGCAGTATCCAGATGGTCGGCGGGGATATGGCCACAATCATGGCCGGACTGGCCTGTGGCGAACCCAACACCATCTCCTGGGATATCCTGAAGAACCATGCAGACACATTTATTTCAATTCCTGACTGGGCGGCAGCTAAGGGCATGCGTATGCTGGCGGCACCAATAAAAGGGGATGCGCCCATAACCTCCGGCGAATCAGGGGCAGCTCCTTTTGGGGCATTGGCCTGTATCATGTGTATGGATGAATACCAGGAACTAAAAAAACTCCTGGGGTTAGATGAACAGTCGAAAGTACTTCTCTTCTCCACAGAGGGCAATACCGACCCAGAAAGATATGAGTCAATTGTGTGGGATGGAAATACCTACTAA
- a CDS encoding helix-turn-helix transcriptional regulator, whose protein sequence is MSQRLELLKQIAHGLAVQFGSSCEIVIHDLKKLELESSIVYIENGHVSNRKLGDGPSSVVFETLNSDASKVQDRLSYLTKTEDGRILKSSTMFIREEDNHISYIFSLNYDITALLTVESAISSLIRTEPKKEEGQNTQPQTITHNVNELLDTLIEQALSLVGKPVALMNKDDKVTVVQYLNNAGAFLITKSGDKVASLLGISKFTLYSYMDAGKES, encoded by the coding sequence TTGAGCCAAAGACTGGAACTCCTCAAACAGATCGCCCACGGCCTGGCCGTACAATTTGGCAGCTCGTGTGAGATCGTTATTCATGATTTAAAGAAGCTAGAGCTGGAAAGCTCCATTGTCTACATTGAAAACGGGCATGTATCCAATAGAAAACTGGGAGACGGGCCATCCAGTGTAGTATTTGAAACCTTAAACAGTGATGCCTCAAAGGTACAAGACCGGCTCTCCTACCTTACCAAGACTGAAGATGGACGCATCTTAAAGTCCAGCACCATGTTCATCAGGGAAGAGGATAATCATATTTCTTATATTTTCTCTCTGAATTATGATATTACCGCGCTGCTCACTGTAGAGTCAGCTATTTCATCTCTGATCCGTACAGAACCCAAAAAGGAAGAGGGCCAAAATACACAGCCACAGACTATTACACATAATGTAAATGAACTGCTTGACACCTTGATAGAGCAGGCCCTGTCTCTTGTGGGCAAGCCAGTGGCCCTGATGAATAAAGATGACAAAGTTACTGTTGTCCAGTATCTGAACAATGCAGGTGCTTTTCTGATTACCAAATCCGGTGACAAAGTTGCCTCCCTTCTGGGGATTTCGAAGTTTACTCTCTACAGCTATATGGACGCCGGCAAAGAATCATGA
- the ssnA gene encoding putative aminohydrolase SsnA: MLILGNGRVITRDKANPYIEKGAVAIEGNIIKMVGGLDAVKDAYPGAEYIDTGGKVIMPAFINAHEHIYSAFARGLSVKGYNPKGFLDILDGMWWAIDRKLTLQDTYLSAMATYIDCIKNGVTTIFDHHASFGAVGGSLFEIEKAARETGVRSCLCYEVSDRDGKEKARASVMENAEFIRHAQADGGGMIAGMMGMHAQFTVSDETMELAASNKPEGVGYHIHVAEGIEDLHHCLAHYGKRILDRLMDCGILGEKTVLGHCIYINSHEMDLIKDTNTMVVHNPESNMGNACGCPPAMEMAHRGILIGLGTDGYTHDMTESYKAANMLHKHHLCDPTAAWSEVPQMLFEGNAQIAARCFNCELGVLKEGAAGDVIVVDYDPLTPMGADNSNGHILFGMNGRDVVTTVANGKVLMRDRELLHIDVAKVMADCRQAAAGLWGRING, encoded by the coding sequence ATGCTGATTTTGGGGAATGGGAGGGTAATCACAAGGGATAAGGCAAATCCATATATAGAAAAGGGTGCAGTTGCTATTGAAGGGAATATCATAAAGATGGTGGGCGGACTGGATGCGGTGAAGGATGCATATCCAGGGGCAGAGTACATAGATACAGGCGGAAAGGTTATTATGCCAGCCTTTATCAATGCACATGAGCATATTTACAGTGCATTTGCAAGGGGACTTTCAGTCAAAGGATATAATCCGAAGGGGTTTCTGGATATATTGGATGGAATGTGGTGGGCAATTGACAGAAAACTGACACTTCAAGATACATATCTGAGTGCAATGGCAACTTACATTGACTGTATCAAAAATGGTGTAACTACTATTTTTGACCATCATGCCAGCTTTGGGGCAGTAGGGGGTTCCCTGTTTGAGATCGAAAAAGCTGCCAGAGAGACGGGGGTACGTTCCTGCCTCTGTTATGAGGTCTCAGACCGGGATGGAAAAGAGAAAGCCAGGGCATCTGTCATGGAAAATGCAGAGTTTATCAGACATGCCCAGGCAGATGGCGGCGGTATGATTGCCGGTATGATGGGGATGCACGCACAGTTTACTGTTTCAGATGAAACAATGGAGCTGGCGGCATCTAATAAACCGGAAGGTGTGGGTTACCATATTCATGTTGCCGAAGGGATAGAGGATTTGCATCACTGCCTGGCGCATTACGGAAAAAGAATATTAGACCGCCTTATGGATTGCGGGATATTGGGGGAAAAAACAGTATTGGGGCACTGTATTTATATCAATAGCCATGAGATGGATTTAATTAAGGATACGAATACAATGGTTGTGCATAATCCAGAATCCAATATGGGCAATGCCTGTGGGTGCCCGCCGGCCATGGAAATGGCGCACAGGGGGATACTCATAGGACTGGGCACAGATGGGTATACACATGATATGACGGAATCCTATAAGGCGGCCAATATGCTCCATAAACATCATCTCTGTGACCCCACGGCGGCATGGTCAGAAGTTCCCCAGATGCTCTTTGAAGGGAATGCGCAGATTGCCGCCCGCTGCTTTAACTGTGAGCTGGGAGTATTGAAGGAAGGGGCGGCCGGGGATGTGATTGTTGTAGACTACGATCCCCTTACACCGATGGGGGCTGACAACAGCAATGGGCACATACTATTTGGAATGAATGGCCGGGATGTAGTTACAACAGTGGCAAATGGTAAAGTGCTTATGAGAGACAGAGAACTTTTACATATTGATGTGGCCAAAGTGATGGCTGACTGCAGACAGGCGGCTGCTGGCCTGTGGGGAAGGATTAATGGGTGA